The sequence CTTCCGCAATCTCTATGCCTTTCTGAGTCAGATCATTCCCTACCAAGATTCCGATCTTGAGAAGCTTTATGTCTTCCTTCGTCATCTTGCATCAAAGCTGCCCCGGCGTAAAAGAGGGCCTGCCTACAACTTTGATGATGATTTCAGGCTGGAATACTACCGACTGCAGAAGATCAGCGAGGGCTCCATCGACCTGAAAGAGGGTGATGCACGGGCATTGGACGGCCCGACAGAAGTGGGAAGCGGGCTCGTTCGCGAAGAGGCCGTGGCTTTATCGCGGCTCATTGATATTGTGAATGAAAGGTTTGGAACGGACTTTAACCAGGCGGACCAATTATTCTTTGACCAGATCATAGAGGCGGCTATCTCTGACGAGGGGCTGAAGCAAGCTGCGGAGGTGAACCCGGGAGATAAATTCGAATTGGTCTTCAAGAATATATTGGAAACATTGTTTGTAGAGCGAATGGATCAAAATGAAGAGATTTTCGGAAAGTTCATGAACGACAAGGCGTTTCAGAAGATTGTCACGGGCTGGCTTGCGTCGGAGGTTTACAAACGGTTGCGAGGGAAAGTAGAATATTCGAGTAATTACAGGTGACAGCTCAGAGGGACTATATGGAAATCAAGTATTCAGAGAAAGCGGTAAAACAGATTAAGCAAATTTATAAGGGAGACAAAAAGAGCGCAAAAATGATAATAGAAACAGCCGAGGCCTATGCCGAGAACCCTGGCGGCAACTTCGATGTCAAAGTTTTGAAAGGCAAGTATGGAGAATTCAAAAGACTAAGGGTTGGGAAATATCGTATAATATTTGATAATGATGGCAATGTTATGTTCATCTATGAAGTGAAGCACAGGCAGGAGGCGTACAATGATTAAAACGCAAATCATCAGAAAAGATAAAGAGCCGGTAGTAGTTATTCTTGATTACAGCGAGTATGCTCGACTCAAAGAGATTGAGCAGGACAGCAAAGACTATCGTTCAGCTTTGACAGTAAAAAAAAGAAATAAAACCTGGACCACCCACGAAGACCTGAAAAAGGATTTGGGCCTGTAAGGATTGTTATGGGCGATTGGGGTCGGACCAAACCCTAAGGGGATATGGGGTAAGGTCTTGTTTTTTGCATTCGAATGGATTATGGACAGCCATAAGGATATAAATAACTCGGCGGATGTGGGTATGAGGAAAGGTAAGGCTGGGAAGAAACGTAAAAGGGGATAACTCAGAAAAATGAAATTCAAAGAATCTGAAAAGCTGGAATTAAAGAAATCAACGTCCGAACTGAAAGAAGCGGTCGTTTCCATCGCCGCCATCCTGAATAAGCATCAGGGCGGCGATCTTTACTTTGGAATCAGCAATGATGGAACCGTTACCGGGCAGACCGTTACCGGGAAAACCATACGGGACGTTTCAAGGGCAATCGCGGAGCATGTAGAACCGAAAATTTACCCAAAGGTTGAAAAGGTAGAAATAGAGTCTAAGGGATGTATCAAAGTGGAATTTCAAGGAGAAGAACCCCCTTATTTTGCGTATGGAAGGGCCTATATGCGTGTAGGAGATGAGGATAGACAACTGAGCGCTAAAGAACTTGAAAACATGTTTCTCAGGAAAAATAGGGAGCAGCTTTCATGGGAAGGTAGAATATCCCTACGTTCTCTAAAAGACGTGAATGACAAAACTCTCAGTCAATACATCTCCAAGGCTCAATCTGTGGGGCGGCTTGATTTTGACTTTGAAGGCATAAAGACAACACTCAACAAGCTCAACCTCATTAAAGGAAATGTCCTGCTGAATGCCTGCGAAGTTCTATTCTGTGATTCAAATCCCTTGGAGGCGCAGGCCGCTGTTTTTGCCGGAACAGATAAACTGACCTTTCTCGACATCAAGAAATTCCAGGGTACCATTTTCGATCTGTTGGAAAAGTCAGAACAGTATATATCGGAACATATCAACTGGAGGGTAAAGTTCGGGAAGATAAAGAGAGAGGAGATTCCGGAGATACCTATTAAGGCCATCCGGGAGGCTCTCGTCAACTCCTTCTGCCATCGTGACTATACCATTCCAAAGGGCAATGAAATTGCCGTATTTAAAGACAGGGTGGAGATTTACAACCCTGGCTCATTTCCGGAAGGATATACCCCTGAGGATTTCATAACGGGGAAAGAAAGATCTATCCTGCGGAACCCTCTCATTGCAGAAACGCTATACAAGTCAAAAGAGATCGAAAAGTGGGGCTCGGGATTAAAGAGGATTCATGAGGAATGCAAAAAGAATGATGTCAGAGTAGAGTTCGAAACGCTCAAGAGCGGGTTTCTTGTTGTATTTTATAGAGATTTAGCGATTACAGAGGCCGAAACTGTCCCGGAGGATGGCGGAATAAATGGCGGAATAAATGGCGGAATAAATTCCTTGTTTTTCTACATAAAAAATAACCCCGGTAAACGGTCTATAGACATAGCAAAGAACTTGAACATATCATTGAGAACGGCTGAGCGATGGATAAAGAAGCTGCGCGATGATGGAAAGATAGAGTTCAGAGGCAGCAAAAAGACCGGCGGATATTACTTGCGAAGGGCTCATTTATGACAATTAACGGAGGTTGTTATTTGGAATTTCGGATATCCGCTTGCGGGTGTTGATTGTTGAAATTTGCAGTAAACAAGGAGGATGACAAATGGCGACAAAGAAAACAGTTGAGAATCCAGAGTTTTTATATCTATCCTTAGGGGATATCATTATTGAAGAACAGATCAGGTCAAGCATCGACACTGAGAGTGAGTCCTTCAAGGCTCTTATGGAATCCATCAAAGACCGGGGCGTGTTAGAGCCTGTCCTTGTGACGCCAAAAGATGGCAAATACCTGCTCCTCTGCGGAGAACGCCGTTATCTGGCTGTACAAAAGCTTGGAGTGGAATCTATCCCGGTACGTGTTGTTAATACAATCACCCAGAAGGATGAAATACTTGCATATCAGTTGACAGAAAACCTCCAGAGAGAAGACTTAAATCCCATCGATCAGGCAAAGGGGATACTCTCATACATCCAGGCAAAACTCTCTGACAAAAACTATGACGTGGATGGGGTGATGAGTGAGTTAATAAAATACGATAGAAAACCCGAACTTGTGTCAGACGAATTAGTCGCAACTGTTGCGACTGCTCTTCAAATCTCCGGAAAGTCAACAAAGACGATGTTTAACGGGTTTTCACTTTTAAAACTTCCTCCTGAGATTCAGGCAGCGATCCAGGCGGGAAATCTCCCTGTTTCTCAGGGTTATCTTTTTGCTGCCAACCTCGATTGCCCTGACCGTGATAAGATTTTTGAGGCCGTCATGAAGATACCCGTCACCAATGCCACCCTGAATAATCTGCTCACAGCATACAAAAAAGTCAAACCGGACACAACCAACCATAAAAGCAACTTTTGAGAAGGGCCTTGGAACTTATATAAGAGAAGACCTTGAAAAGCTCCTCTATGAACTACAGGTTTTCTGTGATTTCGTGCAACAGCAGGTGCCAATGGCCCCATACGGCAAAAAAAGACCCCCGCAAGTGTGAGAAAGGCAGTTAAGATACGAGAATCCTTACCTTCCCTTAAAAACCGGTTTTCTCTTTTCAATAAATGCCTGCGCGGCCTCTTTATGATCTTCTGTTTCGGAAAGCAGGGATATTTGTGAGGATATATAGTCCAGGTGAGACCTGAGGGTGCTTGTCTGAGCCTGATATACCGACCTTTTCATCATCCTCACTGCAAGAGGAGGTTTATCGGCAATTTTCTTTGCCAGTTTCATCGTTTCTTCCATGAGAGAGTCATGGGGTACGACCCTGTTTACAATTCCCAGGCTCAGGGCTTCGGAAGCAGAAAGCACATCGCCGGTAAGAAGCAACTCCAGCGCCTTTGCTGTCCCTACAAGCCGGGGTAGAAAATAGGACCCTCCATCGCCGGGTATGAGTCCCATCATAATATAGGATTCGGCAAACCTTGCCCTGTCCGAAGATACCCTTAAATCACACATAAGGGCCATATCCATGCCTGCGCCCATGGCTGCCCCGTTAACCGCCGCGATGACGGGTTTGTCAAGGTCCTCCATAGTGAGGATGATCCGATGCACGCCTTCCCAGAGGAAGTTTTTCATCCCCCATGAGCGAAGCCTGCCCTCGGCCATATCTTTTATGTTGCCGCCGGAACAGAAGGTGTCGCCCATGCCCGTGACGATGATAACCTGTATTGAGTCATCCTGTTTTGCCTCCTTGAGATATGCATCCCAAAGGGATATCATCTCTACGCTGAATGCGTTCTTCGCCTCCGGTCTGTTAAGGGTTATAACAGCTATCTTGCCTTGATGATCATACAATAAGTGTTTTTTTTTTTTTTTTTCCTCTCCTGTATGATGCTACCGGTATTTTATTGTAATAAACAGCACTGTCAATGAGAAGAGCAAAGATACGGCGTTTGCAGCTATTATCGGCGCTTC is a genomic window of Pseudomonadota bacterium containing:
- a CDS encoding type II toxin-antitoxin system RelE/ParE family toxin, with product MEIKYSEKAVKQIKQIYKGDKKSAKMIIETAEAYAENPGGNFDVKVLKGKYGEFKRLRVGKYRIIFDNDGNVMFIYEVKHRQEAYND
- a CDS encoding putative DNA binding domain-containing protein, translating into MKFKESEKLELKKSTSELKEAVVSIAAILNKHQGGDLYFGISNDGTVTGQTVTGKTIRDVSRAIAEHVEPKIYPKVEKVEIESKGCIKVEFQGEEPPYFAYGRAYMRVGDEDRQLSAKELENMFLRKNREQLSWEGRISLRSLKDVNDKTLSQYISKAQSVGRLDFDFEGIKTTLNKLNLIKGNVLLNACEVLFCDSNPLEAQAAVFAGTDKLTFLDIKKFQGTIFDLLEKSEQYISEHINWRVKFGKIKREEIPEIPIKAIREALVNSFCHRDYTIPKGNEIAVFKDRVEIYNPGSFPEGYTPEDFITGKERSILRNPLIAETLYKSKEIEKWGSGLKRIHEECKKNDVRVEFETLKSGFLVVFYRDLAITEAETVPEDGGINGGINGGINSLFFYIKNNPGKRSIDIAKNLNISLRTAERWIKKLRDDGKIEFRGSKKTGGYYLRRAHL
- a CDS encoding ParB/RepB/Spo0J family partition protein, whose protein sequence is MATKKTVENPEFLYLSLGDIIIEEQIRSSIDTESESFKALMESIKDRGVLEPVLVTPKDGKYLLLCGERRYLAVQKLGVESIPVRVVNTITQKDEILAYQLTENLQREDLNPIDQAKGILSYIQAKLSDKNYDVDGVMSELIKYDRKPELVSDELVATVATALQISGKSTKTMFNGFSLLKLPPEIQAAIQAGNLPVSQGYLFAANLDCPDRDKIFEAVMKIPVTNATLNNLLTAYKKVKPDTTNHKSNF
- a CDS encoding enoyl-CoA hydratase-related protein encodes the protein MYDHQGKIAVITLNRPEAKNAFSVEMISLWDAYLKEAKQDDSIQVIIVTGMGDTFCSGGNIKDMAEGRLRSWGMKNFLWEGVHRIILTMEDLDKPVIAAVNGAAMGAGMDMALMCDLRVSSDRARFAESYIMMGLIPGDGGSYFLPRLVGTAKALELLLTGDVLSASEALSLGIVNRVVPHDSLMEETMKLAKKIADKPPLAVRMMKRSVYQAQTSTLRSHLDYISSQISLLSETEDHKEAAQAFIEKRKPVFKGR